The stretch of DNA TTAAACACATTAGAAATCTTAAAAAGAACATGGCTGCTGATGCAGATGCTCGTAAACTTCAATCAATAAGATTAAGAGAATTACTCTCTACTAAAGAAAATGCTATTGATACTATTCGGTATGATAGAGCTTTATTATCTACTGTAGAATTTACTTACAATAATATTGATGATATAGATTCTCTTAACCATACAGAACTAAAAAATCTGCATGCATTGTGCCAGGAATTTGGTTTCAAAATTAAACCTGAGGTGTACTCTAAAACAATAGACTCTGTACTTAACACACCGCCTTTTGAAAATTTTGTAGACGCTAATTCTAAGACAAATTCAATCCAAAATATAATTCAAAATGTTGAAAACACAAAAGATGTACTTGAATCAAACAAGATAATTAGCAGAAGTGAATCTTTTGACGATGATGCTACATTGTTTTATCCTGATAGTACAGAACCTCTTATTGAGTCAGTAAAAGTTAAAAAGATTCCTAAGAAGACTTTTTCATTTAAAACATCTTTTGAGAAATTAAAAAATATGAAACTTAAAAAAATCTCGTTTACTAAACTTTATAAAGGTTTTAACAAGGTAAAAAATAAGTATTTCTCAAAAAATATCTTTAAAAAGAAAACTAATCAAAAAAATAAAACAAAAGGTCCTTATATACAACTTTAATTTGGGATAAAACCGAATGGAAAGGGAAATTTAGTAGTTTCCCCTCCCTGTCACACCACCGCTTAATATGCGGTGGTTTTTTAATTTTCATATTACCAAAAATAAGGCATTTGGAACTTGTATTAAGAAAGATCCACACATATCCAACTGATATCCACTACACTTTTTGCCTCATGTTCTACAAATTACATTAATCTATAGAACAACCACTTATATATGCTATGATTGTTTTTATAACTTGTCCTTGTCCCCTTATTCCTGCCATAACCCAAATTGTGACATCCTCCCCTACTTACAACTCAAATTTTTTTCATAAAATTCTCGTTGTAGAGGTAGGGGCTTCCTTTTGCACTAATCATGCAAACAGGTAGGTTTCTTCGATAGCACCAATGTGCTAAGGCAGTACGATGCTTATCCCGCAAGCCCTGCGGTTTTTGTTGCTTTTATACTAAGGCATTTACTACTCTCATGCCTTCGTTTCTTATATTTATTGCAGCATTAGTATCTCTATCATGATACTTACCACAATCTGGACAAATCCAAGATCTAATTCCAAAATTTCG from Clostridiales bacterium encodes:
- a CDS encoding transposase, whose amino-acid sequence is MRSWICPDCGKYHDRDTNAAINIRNEGMRVVNALV